Proteins from a genomic interval of Nostoc sp. TCL240-02:
- a CDS encoding WD40 repeat domain-containing protein — protein sequence MTVEEAIALVEELLERGHLTKVQKIVFCHSWAGQTYLDMAVDSDYDPGHIKDVGSELWRSLSQALGEKVTKNNLHGVLKRTAQQQKDTNASLTLNFQPITNWGEAIDVSHFYGRTNELETLSQWIERDRTRLVAILGMGGMGKTALSVKLAEQLQGEFEYVIWRSLRHAPFFHDKLTDCIKILSNQQAIALPADPHEQITCLIEYFRKSRCLLILDNFDTLLQQGKHTGCYREGYESYGELLWRLGETGHQSCVLLTSREKPAQVAALEGNGLPVRTLALSGLEIAAGETILSLKGLLSTENETRQLIDCYRGNPLALKIAATSIRDLYEGSISRFFTEGTTVFNGIGNLIDQQFQRLSVLEQQVMYWLAINRESVSVTELQTDLTPTVPKSKLIQVLESLSWRSLIENDTAGFTQQPVVMEYVTDCLIEQICQEIVTESPRYLLSHALMKAQTKDYIRDSQIHLIVRPILEQLQVTLGSTRQLEYKISRLINKLQDKKLHPQGNEDNRDKEEAGGVGKKQGSRWSLSVAEVEQGEKGKIPLAPPSLPNAPYLDTVGYGSGNLLNLLAQLETDLTGYDFSRLNIRQADLRSLNLHQVNFTQATFRECAFAATFGGITSVAFSADGYHLAISDSNGGIYIWNASNGKELFICKEHNSWIWSLAFSPVHPVLASCGQDHKIKLWDITTGKCLKTFQGHTSIVTSIAFSPDGQFLASTSYDHTVKLWHLGTDQCVQTLEGHTTSVWSVTFHPTGKTLASAGEDNTIKLWNIETGCCVQTLIGHQHWIKAIAFNPEGQRLASASFDQTVKLWDVSTGVWVCLMTLVGHTGLVTSVAFSPQGDRIASASYDKTVKIWDTNTGKCLDTLNKHRSRIWSIAFHPQGHLIASGGDDHAARVWELHTGKCTKTLQGHSNIIYAIAHCEQQNLLASGHEDQTIKLWDINLSAPQLLKVDLQPFRVLHGHSNRVFSVAFSPDRQFLASASADRTIKLWSPYTGQCLKTLYGHGSWVWTIAFSPDSNLLASGSYDHTVKIWDVRSGECLQTLLGHPGCVLAIAFSPDSKTLFSSGYEKIVKRWDVKTGICLNTWEADSNRVWAVTVSPDSQYIASGGDEQTVKLWDIHTGSCHRIFQGHTGQIVCILFTADGSRMISGSSDRTIKIWHIATGDCLATLENHQNWIWSLSLSHNEQTLLSGSQDETINCWDLATGECQQTLRPARPYEGMIITEVMGLTEAEVATLKALGAK from the coding sequence ATGACGGTTGAAGAGGCTATCGCACTAGTAGAGGAATTATTGGAACGGGGGCACTTAACAAAAGTTCAAAAGATTGTCTTCTGTCATTCATGGGCAGGACAGACATACTTAGACATGGCTGTAGATTCCGATTACGATCCTGGTCACATTAAAGATGTTGGTTCGGAACTATGGCGATCGCTCTCTCAAGCTTTGGGCGAAAAAGTTACCAAAAATAACCTGCACGGAGTACTGAAGCGAACCGCACAGCAACAAAAGGACACAAACGCCTCCTTAACCTTAAACTTTCAACCCATCACAAATTGGGGGGAAGCAATCGACGTTTCCCACTTCTATGGACGTACTAATGAATTAGAAACTTTGAGCCAATGGATTGAGCGCGATCGCACTCGTCTGGTAGCAATACTGGGTATGGGTGGTATGGGCAAAACCGCACTCTCAGTCAAGTTGGCAGAACAATTACAGGGAGAATTCGAGTATGTAATTTGGCGATCGCTGCGGCACGCACCTTTTTTCCATGACAAGCTGACGGACTGCATCAAAATTCTTTCCAATCAACAAGCGATCGCATTGCCTGCTGACCCTCACGAGCAAATTACCTGTTTAATCGAGTACTTTCGTAAATCTCGTTGTTTGTTGATTTTAGATAACTTTGACACCCTGTTGCAACAGGGTAAGCATACAGGCTGTTACCGGGAAGGCTATGAATCTTATGGTGAGCTTTTGTGGCGATTAGGAGAAACTGGGCATCAAAGCTGTGTTCTGCTCACCAGTCGGGAAAAACCTGCTCAAGTTGCTGCTTTGGAAGGTAATGGTTTGCCAGTTCGTACCCTTGCTCTATCAGGATTAGAAATTGCAGCCGGAGAAACAATTCTCTCCCTGAAAGGGCTATTAAGTACAGAGAACGAAACCCGCCAACTAATTGACTGTTACCGTGGTAATCCCCTAGCGTTGAAAATTGCTGCAACTTCAATTCGAGACTTGTATGAAGGCAGCATTTCCCGCTTTTTTACCGAAGGTACAACAGTTTTTAATGGTATTGGCAATCTCATAGACCAGCAATTCCAGCGACTCTCTGTTTTGGAGCAACAAGTCATGTACTGGCTGGCCATTAATCGAGAAAGTGTTTCGGTGACAGAATTGCAAACAGACCTGACACCCACAGTTCCTAAATCTAAGTTAATTCAAGTTCTGGAGTCTTTATCTTGGCGTAGCTTGATTGAAAACGACACTGCGGGATTTACACAGCAACCAGTAGTAATGGAATACGTTACAGATTGCTTGATTGAGCAAATCTGCCAGGAAATCGTCACGGAATCGCCGCGATATCTGCTCAGTCATGCCTTGATGAAAGCCCAGACAAAAGACTATATCCGCGATAGTCAAATTCACCTGATTGTGCGGCCCATCCTGGAGCAACTACAAGTAACTCTTGGCTCTACTCGTCAGCTTGAGTATAAAATTAGCCGATTGATTAACAAATTACAAGATAAAAAACTCCACCCACAAGGGAATGAGGATAACAGAGACAAGGAAGAAGCAGGGGGCGTTGGGAAGAAGCAGGGGAGCAGGTGGTCACTGAGCGTAGCCGAAGTGGAGCAGGGAGAAAAGGGGAAAATCCCCCTTGCCCCTCCGTCTCTTCCCAATGCCCCATACCTAGATACAGTTGGGTATGGTAGCGGCAACCTGCTGAATTTATTGGCTCAATTAGAAACTGATTTGACTGGGTATGATTTTTCTCGTCTCAATATTCGACAAGCAGATTTGCGATCGCTCAACTTACATCAAGTTAATTTTACCCAAGCGACATTTCGAGAGTGTGCATTTGCTGCAACCTTTGGCGGTATTACTAGTGTTGCTTTCAGTGCTGATGGGTATCATCTTGCTATCAGTGATAGCAACGGTGGAATTTATATCTGGAACGCCAGCAATGGTAAAGAACTTTTTATCTGTAAAGAACACAACAGTTGGATTTGGAGTCTTGCCTTTAGTCCTGTGCATCCAGTTTTAGCTAGTTGCGGTCAGGATCATAAAATCAAACTTTGGGATATCACCACAGGTAAATGTCTTAAAACGTTCCAGGGACACACCAGTATAGTTACATCAATCGCCTTTAGTCCCGATGGTCAATTCCTTGCCAGTACCAGCTACGATCATACAGTCAAACTCTGGCATCTCGGTACAGACCAATGTGTGCAAACACTAGAAGGACATACAACCTCTGTTTGGAGTGTAACCTTTCATCCCACAGGTAAAACCTTAGCCAGTGCTGGTGAAGATAATACAATCAAGTTATGGAATATAGAAACTGGATGCTGTGTGCAAACCTTAATTGGCCATCAGCACTGGATAAAAGCGATCGCCTTTAACCCAGAGGGACAAAGGTTAGCCAGTGCCAGTTTCGATCAAACCGTGAAACTGTGGGATGTATCTACTGGGGTGTGGGTATGTTTGATGACCTTGGTGGGACATACAGGGCTTGTAACATCCGTAGCATTCAGTCCCCAGGGCGATCGCATAGCAAGTGCCAGCTATGACAAAACTGTGAAGATTTGGGATACCAACACTGGCAAATGTTTGGATACCCTCAATAAGCATAGAAGCCGGATTTGGTCAATAGCTTTTCACCCCCAAGGACACTTAATTGCTAGTGGTGGAGATGACCATGCAGCTAGAGTATGGGAGCTTCATACCGGAAAGTGTACTAAAACCTTGCAAGGGCATAGCAATATTATTTACGCGATTGCCCACTGTGAGCAACAAAACCTCCTGGCTAGTGGACACGAAGACCAAACAATCAAACTTTGGGATATCAATCTCAGTGCCCCACAACTCTTAAAAGTTGACCTCCAGCCTTTTCGGGTACTACATGGACATAGCAATCGTGTCTTCAGTGTTGCATTCAGTCCCGATCGGCAATTCCTGGCTAGTGCTAGTGCCGATCGCACCATTAAACTCTGGAGTCCCTATACAGGACAATGCCTCAAAACCTTGTATGGTCATGGAAGCTGGGTTTGGACGATCGCGTTCAGTCCCGACAGTAACTTGCTTGCTAGTGGCAGTTACGACCACACAGTTAAGATTTGGGATGTACGTTCTGGTGAATGTTTACAAACATTGCTGGGACATCCTGGTTGTGTATTGGCGATCGCTTTTAGTCCTGACAGCAAAACTCTCTTCAGTAGTGGCTATGAAAAGATAGTTAAACGATGGGATGTTAAAACAGGCATCTGTCTCAATACTTGGGAAGCAGATTCCAACCGTGTTTGGGCAGTTACCGTCAGTCCAGATAGTCAGTATATTGCAAGTGGTGGTGATGAGCAGACAGTGAAACTGTGGGACATTCACACCGGAAGTTGTCACCGGATATTCCAGGGACATACTGGCCAAATTGTCTGTATTCTATTCACCGCCGATGGTAGCCGCATGATTAGCGGTAGTAGCGATCGCACCATCAAAATTTGGCATATAGCTACTGGAGACTGCCTTGCTACACTAGAAAATCACCAAAATTGGATATGGTCGCTCAGTTTGAGCCACAACGAGCAAACTCTCCTCAGCGGTAGCCAAGATGAAACCATCAACTGTTGGGATCTCGCTACAGGGGAATGTCAACAAACTTTAAGACCAGCCCGTCCTTATGAAGGCATGATTATTACTGAAGTGATGGGTTTGACTGAAGCAGAGGTAGCAACTTTAAAAGCTTTAGGGGCAAAATAA
- the der gene encoding ribosome biogenesis GTPase Der, whose translation MALPIVAIIGRPNVGKSTLVNRLAGEQTAIVHDEPGVTRDRTYMPAFWNGREFLVVDTGGLVFNDDTEFLPLIRQQAMTALAEACAAIFVVDGQTGPTSADQEIAEWMRQQRVPVLLTVNKCESPDQGLMQAAEFWELGLGEPYPISAIHGSGTGELLDELVNHIPAVEDIPETNEIKVAIVGRPNVGKSSLLNSFVGEERAIVSPISGTTRDAIDTVIEREGQTYRLIDTAGIRKKKHIEYGTEFFSINRAFKAIRRADVVLLVLDAVDGVTEQDQKLAGRIIEEGRACIIVVNKWDAVEKDSYTIYDYEKTLQSRLHFTEWAETIFVSALSGQRVEKILELVKTAAESHKRRVSTSVINEVLTDAVSWHSPPASRGGRQGKIYYGTQVSSQPPTIALFVNDSKRFNDNYRRYIERQFRQQLGFKGTPIILLWRSKKVRDAEIGNVNRATRVKLS comes from the coding sequence ATGGCACTGCCAATTGTTGCAATTATCGGACGCCCAAATGTGGGCAAATCCACCCTGGTTAATCGACTCGCCGGGGAACAAACGGCGATTGTCCATGATGAACCGGGAGTGACACGCGATCGCACTTACATGCCAGCTTTCTGGAATGGCCGCGAATTTTTAGTCGTAGACACTGGTGGATTAGTCTTTAATGATGATACCGAATTTCTACCACTGATACGCCAGCAGGCAATGACAGCCCTTGCAGAAGCCTGTGCCGCAATTTTTGTCGTAGATGGTCAAACAGGCCCCACATCGGCAGACCAAGAAATCGCCGAATGGATGCGCCAACAACGCGTACCTGTGCTACTAACTGTAAATAAATGTGAATCTCCAGACCAAGGCTTAATGCAAGCTGCCGAGTTTTGGGAATTGGGTTTGGGCGAACCATACCCCATCTCCGCAATTCATGGTAGTGGCACAGGAGAGTTACTCGACGAGTTAGTTAATCACATACCTGCTGTTGAAGACATCCCAGAAACGAATGAAATCAAAGTAGCAATTGTGGGCCGCCCAAATGTGGGCAAATCGAGCTTACTCAATTCTTTTGTTGGCGAAGAAAGGGCAATTGTCAGCCCAATTTCTGGCACAACCCGCGATGCCATTGACACCGTTATTGAACGAGAAGGACAAACCTACCGCTTAATTGACACCGCCGGCATTCGCAAAAAGAAACACATAGAATACGGCACAGAATTCTTTAGTATTAACCGTGCCTTCAAAGCGATTCGTCGCGCTGACGTGGTTTTATTAGTACTAGATGCTGTAGATGGAGTCACAGAGCAAGACCAAAAATTAGCTGGGCGGATTATCGAAGAAGGTCGAGCTTGCATCATCGTCGTTAATAAGTGGGATGCTGTTGAAAAAGACTCTTACACAATCTACGACTACGAAAAAACTCTGCAATCACGGTTACATTTTACCGAATGGGCAGAAACAATTTTTGTGAGTGCCTTGTCGGGACAACGGGTAGAAAAAATTCTAGAGTTGGTGAAAACGGCGGCTGAATCACACAAACGGCGTGTCAGCACATCAGTTATTAACGAAGTTTTAACAGATGCCGTTAGCTGGCATTCACCGCCAGCATCCCGTGGTGGTCGTCAGGGCAAGATCTATTATGGTACACAAGTAAGTAGCCAACCACCAACGATCGCACTATTTGTCAATGATTCCAAACGCTTCAACGACAACTACCGCCGATACATTGAACGTCAATTCCGTCAACAGCTAGGATTTAAAGGCACGCCTATTATTTTACTCTGGCGCAGCAAAAAAGTCCGTGATGCCGAAATTGGTAATGTTAATAGAGCAACTCGCGTCAAATTAAGTTAG
- a CDS encoding energy-coupling factor transporter transmembrane protein EcfT: MDLLRSLPLGLYLEQPQTWLHKIDPRVKFAWLMSFLTSYVLANNFWRVLLVVLLIIATLIARIPRRVWQQQMGWLLMLSFFVLAIGAISPDGMGVDYQPRLPANEQILTQPANSKNIVPEQTSNNKKYNYVLLQKGPVKVTRRSLDLAVRLSTIIFTVIYSTNLYLLTTAPEEITSGIESLMQPLRRFKLPVTEIALTLTLSLRFIPLVLEEVQNLFRSVMTRAINWKKLGLKGGFKVWMTVAERLLENLLLRADQMANAMMVRGFTSPNEHRVQWHDLRFKGRDWLAIATLIVFWGIRLAIGTQV; encoded by the coding sequence ATGGATTTATTGCGATCGCTGCCACTTGGACTTTATTTAGAACAACCCCAAACTTGGCTGCATAAAATCGATCCGCGAGTCAAGTTCGCCTGGTTGATGAGCTTTTTAACAAGCTATGTTTTAGCTAACAACTTTTGGCGGGTATTGCTGGTAGTACTGTTGATTATTGCCACCTTGATTGCTAGGATTCCCCGGCGAGTATGGCAGCAACAAATGGGCTGGCTATTAATGCTATCCTTTTTTGTCTTAGCGATCGGAGCCATCAGTCCTGATGGAATGGGTGTAGATTATCAGCCACGCCTGCCAGCTAATGAACAAATATTAACCCAGCCAGCGAACTCCAAGAATATTGTTCCAGAGCAAACAAGTAATAACAAAAAATACAACTATGTGCTATTGCAGAAAGGCCCAGTCAAAGTAACTCGCCGCTCCTTGGATTTGGCTGTACGTCTGAGTACAATTATATTTACCGTAATTTACAGCACCAACCTCTATCTGCTAACAACCGCACCAGAAGAAATTACATCTGGTATAGAAAGCCTAATGCAACCCCTGCGACGCTTCAAATTGCCTGTCACAGAAATTGCTTTAACTTTAACCTTGTCCTTGCGCTTTATTCCTCTAGTTTTAGAAGAAGTGCAAAACTTATTTCGTTCTGTGATGACAAGGGCAATTAATTGGAAAAAGCTGGGATTGAAAGGAGGCTTCAAAGTTTGGATGACAGTCGCAGAGAGATTGTTAGAAAATCTGCTCTTACGAGCCGATCAAATGGCGAATGCAATGATGGTGCGGGGTTTTACCAGTCCCAACGAGCATCGAGTGCAGTGGCACGACTTACGATTCAAAGGGCGTGACTGGCTTGCTATTGCAACTTTAATTGTATTTTGGGGAATACGGCTAGCTATAGGAACTCAGGTCTAA